The Streptomyces sp. HUAS MG91 sequence CGCTCATCCGTGGCCAGCCGCAGGGCATCGGCGAGCGAGCCGAGGACCGACGGGGACGGGTTGCGGTCGCGGCCCTGTTCAAGGCGGGTCAGATACTCCACGCTGACCCCGGCCAGTGTGGCCAGCTCGGAGCGGCGCAGACCGGGAGTGCGGCGGCGCGGACCGGCCGGCAGTCCCACCTCGGCGGGAGTGACCGCTTCCCGGTGCGTGCGCAGGAACGTACCCAACTCGTTGTCACCCACCCGGCGAACGTACCAAGACAGGTGGCCGCTCATCGTGACCCTGCCACTACCACCCTTGGCTCGGCCTTCCTGGCTCCCGGCACGCGGCACACAGTGGGCGCATGGCTGACAACGACTCCGCGACCACCGACTCCGCTTCCGTTTCCGCGACCTCCACCGCCGCGCTGCCCCTGGTCCCCGGCGACTGGACCCTGGATCCCCTGCACTCGGCGGTGAACTTCACGATCCGGCATCTGGGGATTGCCAAGGTGCGCGGCCGCTTCACCCAGGTGGAGGCCGGGCTGTACATCGGCGAGACGCCGGCCGACGTGCGGGTGTCGGCCACTGTCTCGCTCGCCTCGATCGACACGGGCAACGCCGACCGTGACGCCCACACCCGCTCGGCTGATCTCCTGGACGTGGAGCGGCGTCCGACCATGACCTTCCGCTCCACCGGGGTGAGCGGCTCGGAGGAGGACTGGTCGCTGGAGGGCGAACTGACCATCGGCGACGTGACCCGGCCGCTGACACTCGACGTGGAGTTCGGCGGGGTCGTCGATGTGCCCGCGGACGGCAGCCGGCACGCCGGATTCGAGGCGACGGGAGAGATCCGTCGCAGGGACTTCGGGCTCGAATTCGGCGGTGGCCTGCTCAGTGATGTTGTCAAGGTTCAACTGGACATGCAGTTCGTGGCGCCTCGTGAACCGCAGGACCAGGCTGGCTGACTGTTGAACGCAGGGCGCCCCGCGGGGAGTTCCCACGGGGCGCCAAAATTTTCACTGAACGTCACCACGCGCTCACTGAGCGTTCGCACGGGAGTGGTCCTGCCCGTGCTCTCGGGCAGGGCCACTCCCGTGTGTCAGGCCTTTCGAGCCCTGCCGGTCGTCTTCTTCGCGGCGGTCTTCTTGGTCGCCGACTTGGCCGGCGCCGCCTTCTTGGCCGTCGAAGCGGCATTGCGCGTGGACGACGACTTGGTGGCCGACTTGGTCGCGGTCTTCGCCGTCGTCGCTTTCTTCGCCGGGGCCTTGCCCGCCGCCACCGTCTTCTTCGCGGCGGTCTTGCGGGCGCGCGTCGCGGGCACCGGGGCATCGCTGACCCGGTCGGCGCCGAGGATGTCGCGCAGGAACTTGCCGGTGTGGCTGGCAGGCACCGCCGCGACCTCCTCCGGGGTGCCCTCGGCGACGACGATGCCGCCGCCGTTGCCCCCCTCGGGGCCCATGTCGATGACCCAGTCCGCGGTCTTGATGACGTCGAGGTTGTGCTCGATGACGATGACCGAGTTGCCCTTGTCGACGAGGCCCGAGAGCACCGTGATCAGCTTGCTGATGTCCTCGAAGTGCAGACCCGTCGTCGGCTCGTCGAGCACGTAGACGGTGCGTCCCGTGGAACGCTTCTGCAGCTCGCTGGCGAGCTTCACGCGCTGCGCCTCACCGCCGGACAGGGTCGGCGCGGACTGGCCGAGGCGGACGTATCCGAGACCCACGTCGTTCAGCGTCTTGAGGTGACGGGCGATGCCGGGCACCGCCTCGAAGAAGCCCAGCGCCTCCTCGATCGGCATGTCCAGGACCTCGGCGATGGACTTGCCCTTGTAGTGGACGTCCAGCGTCTCCCGGTTGTACCGGGCGCCGTGGCAGACCTCGCACGGGACGTACACGTCCGGCAGGAAGTTCATCTCGATCTTGATCGTGCCGTCGCCCGAGCAGTTCTCGCAGCGGCCGCCCTTGACGTTGAAGGAGAAGCGTCCGGGCAGGTAGCCGCGGACCTTCGCCTCGGTCGTCTCGGCGAACAGCTTGCGGACGTGGTCGAAGACGCCGGTGTACGTCGCCGGGTTCGACCGCGGGGTGCGGCCGATCGGCGACTGGTCGACGTGCACGACCTTGTCGACGAGGTCGTCGCCGTCCACGCGCGTGTGCCGGCCGGGGACCGTGCGCGCGCCGTTCAGCTCGCGTGCCAGGTGCGTGTACAGGATGTCGTTGACCAGCGTCGACTTGCCCGATCCCGAGACGCCGGTGACGGCCGTGAGGACGCCCAGCGGGAAGGACACGTCGATGTCCCGCAGGTTGTTCTCCTTGGCGCCGTGCACCGTCAGGCGTCGGCCCGGGTCCACCGGGCGCCGCAGGTCCGGGATCGGGATGGCCCGCTTGCCCGACAGGTACTGGCCGGTCATCGACTCGGCGTTCTTCAGCAGCTCCTTCAACGGGCCGCTGTGCACGACCTTGCCGCCGTGCTCACCCGCGCCGGGGCCGATGTCGACGATCCAGTCGGCGACCTTGATGGTGTCCTCGTCGTGCTCGACCACGATGAGCGTGTTGCCCATGTCGCGCAGGCGGACCAGTGTCTCGATGAGGCGGTGGTTGTCGCGCTGGTGGAGACCGATGGACGGCTCGTCCAGGACGTACAGCACGCCGACGAGACCGGAGCCGATCTGCGTGGCGAGGCGGATGCGCTGGGCCTCGCCACCGGAGAGGGTGCCCGCCGCCCGGTTCAGTGACAGATAGTCGAGGCCCACGTCGACGAGGAACCGCAGCCGCTCGTTGACCTCCTTCAGGACGCGCTCGGCGATCTTCTTGTCGCGCGCGTTCAGCGTCAGCTTGCTGAGGAAGTCGGCGCAGTCGCTGATGGACATCGCCGAGACCTCGGCGATCGACTTGTCCATGACGGTGACGGCCAGCACGATCGGCTTGAGGCGCGTGCCCTCACAGGTCGGGCAGGGCACCTCGCGCATGTAGCCCTCGAAGCGCTCGCGGCTCGCGTCCGACTCGGCCTCGCTGTGGCGGCGCTTGACGAACGGCACGGCGCCCTCGAAGGGCGTCGTGTAGACGCGCTCGCGCCCGTACCGGTTGCGGTAGCGGACCTCGATCTGGGTCTTGTGGCCGTAGATCAGCGCCTTCTTGGCGCGCTGCGGCAGTCCGGCGAACGGGATGTCCGTACGGAAGCCGAGGGCGTCGGCGAGCGCCCCGATGAGGCGGCCGAAGTAGTCCTTGGTGTGGCCGTGCGACCAGGGGTGGATGGCGCCCTCGTCGAGCGACTTGTCCTCGTCGGGAACGATCAGCTCGGGGTCGACCTCCATGCGCGTACCGATGCCCGAGCAGTCGGGGCAGGCGCCGAAGGGCGAGTTGAAGGAGAAGGAGCGCGGCTCCAGCTCTTCGAAGGACAGGTCGTCGTGCGGGCAGTACAGGTGCTCCGAGTACATGCGCTCGCGCTCGGGGTCGTCCTCGGGGAGGTCGACGAAGTCGAGCACGACCATGCCGCCGGACAGGCCCAGCGCGGTCTCGACGGAGTCGGTCAGGCGGCGCTTGGCGGAGTCCTTCACCGTGAGGCGGTCGACGACCACCTCGATGGTGTGCTTCTCCTGCTTCTTCAGGGTCGGCGGCTCGGAGAGCTGGATCGTCTGGCCGTCCACGCGCGCGCGGGAGTAGCCCTTGGTCTGCAGGTCGCTGAAGAGGTCGAGGAACTCGCCCTTGCGCTCGCGCACCAGCGGGGACAGGACCTGGAAGCGGCTGCCCTCGGGCAGCTCGAGGACCTTGTCGACGATGGCCTGCGGCGACTGGCGCGCGATGGGGCGGCCGCACTCGGGGCAGTGCGGCTTGCCGATGCGCGCGAAGAGCAGTCGCAGGTAGTCGTAGACCTCGGTGATGGTGCCGACCGTGGAGCGCGGGTTGCGCGACGTCGACTTCTGGTCGATCGAGACGGCCGGCGACAGGCCCTCGATGAAGTCGACGTCCGGCTTGTCCATCTGGCCGAGGAACTGACGGGCGTACGAGGACAGCGACTCGACGTACCGGCGCTGGCCCTCGGCGAAGATCGTGTCGAACGCGAGCGAGGACTTGCCGGAGCCGGACAGACCGGTGAAGACGATGAGGGAGTCGCGCGGGAGGTCGAGCGAGACATTCCGGAGATTGTGCTCGCGCGCGCCACGGACGATGAGACGGTCGGCCACGCCGGTCCGCACCTTTCTAGAGAGAAGCGACAGGGGCTGAGGCCCCCGTCTCCCGAGGTCTGACTCTCGAAGACGCCCCCGAGAGATCCCCGGGAAAGTCATGAGAAGGCTGTCCCTCGAAGAGTAGAGGGAGCCACTGACAACGCCGGTTGGTTTCCCTGCTTGCTAACAAACCCGGACCTTCAACCATGCCCGAAGTCGCACTCGACCATATAGCACGTGCATTCGATTCAGGCGCGACGTCGGCCACCTTCACCCGAAGGTGTGGCGGAGCTATCGTCGGCGCCATGATTGATCACGTGCGCGACCTGGCGTCTGTACACGAAGCGACCGACAGGCTGCTCGCCGTGGTCGGCACCCTGGACAACGCCGCTGTGACCGAGCCGTCACGGCTTCCGGGCTGGAGTCGTGGCCATGTGCTCGCCCACCTCGCCCGGAACGCGGACGCCCTCGTCAACGTCCTCGCCGGCCGCCCCATGTACGCGAGCGCCGAGGTCCGCGACGCCGACATCGCGCGCGACGCCCCGCGCGGGCTGCGCGAACAGGTCGACGACGTGCGCGAGAGCGCGGAGCGCTTCCGGAGGACGGGGGCCGAGGACGCGGACTGGTCGCGCACGGTCGAGCTGCGCAACGGCGTGCTGGACACCGCCGCCAATGTGCCGTTCCGGCGCTGGATCGAGGTCGAGCTGCACCACGTGGACCTCGGGATCGGCTACGAGCTGGAGGACCTGTCGGAGGAGTTCACCCAGCGGGAGATCAACTTCCTGGCGAACCGGTTCCGCAATCACCCGGATCTGCCACCGCTCCTGATCAAGCAGGACGACGGCCGGATGCTGTCGACCGGAGCCGTGCAGACCCTCTCCGTGAAGGAGATCGAGGACGGTGCGGTCCCGCCGCTCGGCATCGTGGTGCAGGGCCGCCAGGCCGACCTGCTGGGATGGCTCGCCGGACGCAGGGACGGCGGTGCGCTCAGCGTCGACCGGGGCACCCTGCCGACCTTGCCCCCGCTATAGGCTGAGCCCATGACGTACAGCGGAACGGTGAAGGTCGGCGGCCCGGCGGACGTGCACGAGCTGCAGAGCCTGATGATCTCCAAGGTCGCGGTCGGGCCGATGGACAACAACGCCTATCTGCTGCGCTGCCGCGCGACCGACCAGCAGCTCCTCATCGACGCGGCGAACGAGCCGGCGACGCTGCTGCGCCTCATCGGTGACGACGGCATCGCGGCCGTCGTCACCACGCACCGGCACGGGGACCACTGGCAGGCCCTGTCCGAGGTCGTCGCGGCGACCGGCGCGCGCACGTTCGCCGGGCGCGACGACGTCGAGGGCATCCCGGTGGCGACGGACGTGGCCGTGGCCGACGGGGAGACGATCGAGTTCGGGCAGATCTCCCTCACGGCACGCCACCTGGTGGGCCACACGCCCGGTTCCATCGCGCTGGTCTACGACGACCCGCACGGCCACCCGCACGTCTTCACCGGTGACTGCCTCTTCCCGGGCGGCGTGGGCAACACCTGGAAGGACCCGCAGGCGTTCACCAGTCTCATCGACGACGTGGAGACGAAGATCTTCGCACCGCTCCCCGACGAGACCTGGGTCTACCCGGGCCACGGCAACGACACGACCCTGGGGGCCGAGCGACCGCATCTGCAGGAGTGGCGCGCCCGGGGTTGGTGACCCAAGAGGCCCGTACGGGGCGGGTGTTCACGAACCTGCAACACCGTTCCCACCATGCGGACAGTTGCCCGTCTGACCTCGACAGACGGGCCTGAGCGCTGCCAGTCTCCCGCCATGCCTCTCGACAACCGCACCGTGCGACTCGCCCTCTGCTCGACCGTGGTCCTCGCCGCGACGGCGGCCTGCGCCCCCGAATCCGAGAACTCCGGGAACACGGCCGGCGACAAGTCCGCGACCGCCTCCTCCTGCGCTCCCGGCAAGCTGTCCACGGTGGCCTCCGGGAAGCTCACCGTGGGGACGGACAAGCCCGCCTACGCCCCGTGGTTCCAGGACGACGACCCGGCCAACGGCAAGGGCTTCGAGTCGGCCGTCGCGTACGCCGTGGCGAAACGGCTCGGTTACCAGAAGCCTCAAGTGGCCTGGCAGACCGTGCCGTTCAACAGCTCTTTCGCGCCGGGTGCCAAGAAGTTCGACTTCGACATCAACCAGGTGTCGATCAGTGACGCGCGCAAGAAGGCCGTGGCGTTCTCGTCCGGCTACTACGACGTGCGGCAGGCCGTCGTCGCCCTGAAGTCCTCCAAGGCGGCCGGGGCGAAGACCGTGGCCGATCTCAAGAACGTGAAACTGGGCGCGCAGGTCGGCACCACCAGCCTGGACTTCATCAACGACCTGGTGAAGCCGGACCAGAAGCCCGCCGTCTACCAGAAGAACGACTTCGCCAAGTCCGCCCTGAAGAACGGCCAGGTGGACGCGATCGTCGTCGACCTGCCGACCGCCTTCTACATCACGGGCGCCGAGGTCACCGACGCCAAGGTGGTGGGTCAGTTCGACAACACCGGTGGCACACCCGAGCAGTTCGGCCTCGTCCTCGACAAGGAGAGCGACCTCACCGCGTGCGTGACGGGCGCCGTGGACTCCCTCCGCAAGGACGGCACCCTCGCCTCTCTGGAGAAGAAGTGGCTGTCCGAGGCCGTCGACGCTCCGGTGCTGAAGTGACCGCCGCCGACCGGCCCGCCGCGGACAAGGACGCGTACGTCCCCTCCGAGCGGCGCCTGGCCCGTGAGCGCCACAAGCGGGCCCGTACCCGGCGCGCTACCGCCGTCGCCGCGCTCAGCACCCTGGTGACCGGCGCGGTCCTGTTCTTCGTCGTCACCCGCTCCCCCGGCTGGGACCGCACGAAGGAGACCTTCTTCAGCGCGCACTACGCGCGCGTGGCGCTGCCCGACGTCCTGGAAGGCCTGTGGCTGAACGTACGCCTCCTGGTGGTGTGCGGAGCGTGCGTGCTCGTCCTCGGGATGCTGCTGGCCCTGGCCCGCACCCTGCGGGGCCCGGTGTTCTTCCCGCTGCGGGCCCTGGCCACGGCGTACACGGACTTCTTCCGTGGACTGCCGCTCATCATCTGCCTGTTGCTGATCATCTTCGGTGTGCCCGCCCTGCGTCTCCAGGGAGTCACCACGGATCCCGTGCTCCTGGGAGGGGCCGCGCTGGTGCTGACCTACTCGGCGTACGTCGCCGAGGTCTTCCGCGCCGGCATCGAGTCGGTGCACTCCTCGCAACGGGCCGCCGCGCGCTCCCTGGGGCTCAGCAACCGCCAGACGCTGCGCTACGTGGTGCTGCCCCAGGCGGTGCGCCGCGTCGTGCCTCCCTTGCTGAACGACCTGGTGTCGCTGCAGAAGGACACCGGGCTCGTCTCCATCGGGGGCGCGGTGGACGCCGTGTACGCGGCGCAGATCATCGCGAGCAAGGACTTCAACTACACGCCCTACGTGGTCGCGGGGCTGGTGTTCGTCGCACTCACCATCCCCATGACCCGCTTCACGGACTGGGTGACGGCCCGTATGGACCGCCGCCGGGCTCAAGGAGGCCTCGTATGACCGAGCCCGTGCTGCGGATGCGGTCCGTGCGCAAGACGTTCGGCGGGAGCGTCGTGCTGCGCGACGTCGACCTCGATGTCGCCCCGCACACCGTGACGGCGCTGATCGGCGCCTCAGGTTCGGGAAAGTCGACACTGCTGCGCTGCGCCAACCTCCTGGAGGAGATCGACGACGGGGCGATCTGGCTGGACGGCGAGGAGATCACCGATCCGCGCACGGACGCGGACGCCGTGCGGCGCCGGATCGGGATCGTGTTCCAGGCGTACAACCTGTTCCCGCACCTGACCGTCCTGGAGAACGTCACGCTGGCGCCGCGCCGGGTGCACGGCATCGCCAGGAAGACGGCCGAGGAGCAGGCCAGGGAGCTGCTGGAGCGACTCGGGCTCGGGGCGAAGGCCGACGAGTACCCGGACCGGCTCAGCGGCGGCCAGCAGCAGCGTGCGGCGATCGTGCGGGCCCTCGCCGTGCGGCCGCGGCTGCTGCTCCTCGACGAGATCACCGCAGCCCTCGACCCGGAACTGGTGGGAGAGGTCCTCGACGTCGTACGCGACGTGAAGAACGAGGGCATGACCATGGTGCTGGCCACGCACGAGATGAGCTTCGCGCGCGAGGTGGCCGACCAGGTGTGCTTCCTGGAGGGCGGTGTCGTCCTCGAACACGGCACTCCTGAAGCCGTCTTCGGGGATCCGCGGCAGGAACGTACCCGCCGGTTCCTGCGGCGGATCGTGGAGGCGGGACGCCTGTAGCCGACCCTAGGCGTGCACGGCGCCGGGCGCGGCCAGCGCGGCCACCCGCTCCACCCCGAACACGTACCCCTGCACGCCGCATCCGGCGATCACTCCGTCCGCGCGGTGCGACACGTAGGAGTGGTGCCGGAACTCCTCGCGCTGGTGGATGTTGGAGATGTGGACCTCGATCACCGGCATGCCGTCGCAGGTGTTGAGCGCGTCCAGGATCGCCACCGACGTGTGCGAGTAGGCGGCCGGGTTGATGACGATGCCCACGTGGTTCTCCCGGGCCTCGTGGATCCAGTCGACCAGTTCGCCCTCGTGGTTGGACTGCCGGAAGTCCACGGTGGCGCCCTGGGCCGCGGCCGCCTTCACGCACAGCGCCTCGATGTCGGCGAGAGTGTCGAGGCCGTAGATCTCCGGCTGGCGCTTGCCGAGCAGATTCAGGTTCGGACCGTTGAGAACCATGATCGGGGCGCTGGCGAGGGTGTGCGGCACTGGGACCTCCGTACGTCGGGCGGTTGCTCCCTGAGGGTCTATCACGGGCCCTCGGCACGAACGACGTCGGCCGACACGGATCGCGTACGGGATCGTCGAGCGCACTCGTGCGCCTCTTGCCGTGCTCTCGTACGCCCCGTAACCAGCGCCGATCACGGGTAGTTGCCGCGTCATGCGCACCTCTCACCGTCCGTCACTGACGCGGCTCGCGGCGGCCGCCCTGGTCGGGACGGCCATCGAGTTCTTCGACTTCTTCGTCTACGGCACCGCCGCGGCACTCGTCCTCGGTCCGCTCTTCTTCCCGACGTTCTCGCCGCTGGCGGGAACTCTCGCGGCCTTCGCGACATTCGGAGTGGGCTTCGTGGCGCGACCGCTCGGGTCGGTGCTGTTCGGGCACATCGGGGACCGGCGTGGCCGGCGTCCCGTCATGGTCGGCTCGCTGCTGCTGACCGGGGCGACGACCGTCGCGGTCGGGTTCGTGCCCACGTACGCGTCGATCGGGGTGGCCGCTCCCCTGCTGCTGCTCCTGCTGCGCTTTCTGCAGGGACTCGGCCTGGGCGGCGAGTGGGGCGGAGCGGTCCTGCTGACGGCCGAGCACGCGCCCGCGGGGCGGCGCGGACTGTGGGCGAGCCTTCCGCAGATCGGCCCCTCGGCGGGTTTCCTGCTCGCCAACGGCATCATGCTCGGCCTGTCGACGACACTCACCGACGCACAGTTCGCGGCCTGGGGCTGGCGGGTGCCCTTCTGGGCCGCCGGAGTCCTGGCACTGGTCGGCCTGTGGCTGCGCTCCTCCTTGGTGGAGAGTCCCGCGTTCCTCTCCATGGAGGAACCGGCGCGGCTGCCGCTCGCCGAGGTGGTACGCGGGCACGGACGGCTGGTGCTGCTCACGGCCGGCGCGCTCGCCGTCGGGTACGCAATCTTCTACGCGGTGACGACCTGGTCGCTCGCCTACGGGGTGGAACGGCTGGGAGTGAGCCGCAGCGTGATGCTGGCCTGCATCATGGCGGCCGTCGTCGTGAAGGGTTCGCTGACTCCGGTGGCGGCCCTGCTCGGGGACCGGTTCGGGCGACGGCCGGTGTGCCTCGCGGGCTGCGCCGTGGCGGTGGTGTGGATGGTGCCGATGGTGGCTCTTCTGTCCACCGGGGAACCGTTGTTGATGTTCCTGGGGTTCCTGGTGGCCCTGCTCGCGTTCATCGCGATGTTCGCCGTGATCGCCGCGTATCTGCCGGAACTGTACGAGCCCCGGGTGCGTTGTACGGGTGCCGCCGTCGGCTACAACCTGGGCGGCGTGCTGGGCGGGGCGCTGACGCCGATCGTGGCGACGGCGCTGGCCGGTGAGGGAGCGGGGGTTCCATGGGGTGTGGGGTTGTACCTGTCGGGAGTCGCGGCGCTGAGCCTGGGGTGTTTCGTTCTGCTGCCGGAGACGGCGCCCGCCGCGGTGGCGCGGGAGGCTGTCACGGCGTGACGGCGAGTTCCACGTATGCGGCGAGGATCACCAGATGCACGCCGCCCTGGAGCGGTGTCGCCCGTCCGGGCACGACGGTCAGGGTGCTGACCACCAGGGTCAGCGCGAGCAGCACCATGTGCGTGGCGCCGAGCCCGAGGACCAGAGGCCCCGACAGCCAGAACGAGGCGATGGCGACGGCCGGCACGGTGAGTCCGATGCTGGCCATCGCCGAGCCGAGCGCCAGGTTGAGGCTGGTCTGGACGCGGTCGCGCCGCGCGGCGCGCAGCGCCGCGATGGTCTCCGGCAGCAGTACGAGGAGCGCGATGATCACGCCGACCACGGCCTGCGGCATGCCCGCGGCCTCCACGCCGTGCTCGA is a genomic window containing:
- a CDS encoding YceI family protein, with translation MADNDSATTDSASVSATSTAALPLVPGDWTLDPLHSAVNFTIRHLGIAKVRGRFTQVEAGLYIGETPADVRVSATVSLASIDTGNADRDAHTRSADLLDVERRPTMTFRSTGVSGSEEDWSLEGELTIGDVTRPLTLDVEFGGVVDVPADGSRHAGFEATGEIRRRDFGLEFGGGLLSDVVKVQLDMQFVAPREPQDQAG
- the uvrA gene encoding excinuclease ABC subunit UvrA — its product is MADRLIVRGAREHNLRNVSLDLPRDSLIVFTGLSGSGKSSLAFDTIFAEGQRRYVESLSSYARQFLGQMDKPDVDFIEGLSPAVSIDQKSTSRNPRSTVGTITEVYDYLRLLFARIGKPHCPECGRPIARQSPQAIVDKVLELPEGSRFQVLSPLVRERKGEFLDLFSDLQTKGYSRARVDGQTIQLSEPPTLKKQEKHTIEVVVDRLTVKDSAKRRLTDSVETALGLSGGMVVLDFVDLPEDDPERERMYSEHLYCPHDDLSFEELEPRSFSFNSPFGACPDCSGIGTRMEVDPELIVPDEDKSLDEGAIHPWSHGHTKDYFGRLIGALADALGFRTDIPFAGLPQRAKKALIYGHKTQIEVRYRNRYGRERVYTTPFEGAVPFVKRRHSEAESDASRERFEGYMREVPCPTCEGTRLKPIVLAVTVMDKSIAEVSAMSISDCADFLSKLTLNARDKKIAERVLKEVNERLRFLVDVGLDYLSLNRAAGTLSGGEAQRIRLATQIGSGLVGVLYVLDEPSIGLHQRDNHRLIETLVRLRDMGNTLIVVEHDEDTIKVADWIVDIGPGAGEHGGKVVHSGPLKELLKNAESMTGQYLSGKRAIPIPDLRRPVDPGRRLTVHGAKENNLRDIDVSFPLGVLTAVTGVSGSGKSTLVNDILYTHLARELNGARTVPGRHTRVDGDDLVDKVVHVDQSPIGRTPRSNPATYTGVFDHVRKLFAETTEAKVRGYLPGRFSFNVKGGRCENCSGDGTIKIEMNFLPDVYVPCEVCHGARYNRETLDVHYKGKSIAEVLDMPIEEALGFFEAVPGIARHLKTLNDVGLGYVRLGQSAPTLSGGEAQRVKLASELQKRSTGRTVYVLDEPTTGLHFEDISKLITVLSGLVDKGNSVIVIEHNLDVIKTADWVIDMGPEGGNGGGIVVAEGTPEEVAAVPASHTGKFLRDILGADRVSDAPVPATRARKTAAKKTVAAGKAPAKKATTAKTATKSATKSSSTRNAASTAKKAAPAKSATKKTAAKKTTGRARKA
- a CDS encoding maleylpyruvate isomerase family mycothiol-dependent enzyme; this encodes MIDHVRDLASVHEATDRLLAVVGTLDNAAVTEPSRLPGWSRGHVLAHLARNADALVNVLAGRPMYASAEVRDADIARDAPRGLREQVDDVRESAERFRRTGAEDADWSRTVELRNGVLDTAANVPFRRWIEVELHHVDLGIGYELEDLSEEFTQREINFLANRFRNHPDLPPLLIKQDDGRMLSTGAVQTLSVKEIEDGAVPPLGIVVQGRQADLLGWLAGRRDGGALSVDRGTLPTLPPL
- a CDS encoding MBL fold metallo-hydrolase, with the translated sequence MTYSGTVKVGGPADVHELQSLMISKVAVGPMDNNAYLLRCRATDQQLLIDAANEPATLLRLIGDDGIAAVVTTHRHGDHWQALSEVVAATGARTFAGRDDVEGIPVATDVAVADGETIEFGQISLTARHLVGHTPGSIALVYDDPHGHPHVFTGDCLFPGGVGNTWKDPQAFTSLIDDVETKIFAPLPDETWVYPGHGNDTTLGAERPHLQEWRARGW
- a CDS encoding ABC transporter substrate-binding protein, whose protein sequence is MPLDNRTVRLALCSTVVLAATAACAPESENSGNTAGDKSATASSCAPGKLSTVASGKLTVGTDKPAYAPWFQDDDPANGKGFESAVAYAVAKRLGYQKPQVAWQTVPFNSSFAPGAKKFDFDINQVSISDARKKAVAFSSGYYDVRQAVVALKSSKAAGAKTVADLKNVKLGAQVGTTSLDFINDLVKPDQKPAVYQKNDFAKSALKNGQVDAIVVDLPTAFYITGAEVTDAKVVGQFDNTGGTPEQFGLVLDKESDLTACVTGAVDSLRKDGTLASLEKKWLSEAVDAPVLK
- a CDS encoding amino acid ABC transporter permease yields the protein MTAADRPAADKDAYVPSERRLARERHKRARTRRATAVAALSTLVTGAVLFFVVTRSPGWDRTKETFFSAHYARVALPDVLEGLWLNVRLLVVCGACVLVLGMLLALARTLRGPVFFPLRALATAYTDFFRGLPLIICLLLIIFGVPALRLQGVTTDPVLLGGAALVLTYSAYVAEVFRAGIESVHSSQRAAARSLGLSNRQTLRYVVLPQAVRRVVPPLLNDLVSLQKDTGLVSIGGAVDAVYAAQIIASKDFNYTPYVVAGLVFVALTIPMTRFTDWVTARMDRRRAQGGLV
- a CDS encoding amino acid ABC transporter ATP-binding protein, translating into MTEPVLRMRSVRKTFGGSVVLRDVDLDVAPHTVTALIGASGSGKSTLLRCANLLEEIDDGAIWLDGEEITDPRTDADAVRRRIGIVFQAYNLFPHLTVLENVTLAPRRVHGIARKTAEEQARELLERLGLGAKADEYPDRLSGGQQQRAAIVRALAVRPRLLLLDEITAALDPELVGEVLDVVRDVKNEGMTMVLATHEMSFAREVADQVCFLEGGVVLEHGTPEAVFGDPRQERTRRFLRRIVEAGRL
- the aroQ gene encoding type II 3-dehydroquinate dehydratase codes for the protein MPHTLASAPIMVLNGPNLNLLGKRQPEIYGLDTLADIEALCVKAAAAQGATVDFRQSNHEGELVDWIHEARENHVGIVINPAAYSHTSVAILDALNTCDGMPVIEVHISNIHQREEFRHHSYVSHRADGVIAGCGVQGYVFGVERVAALAAPGAVHA
- a CDS encoding MFS transporter, whose translation is MRTSHRPSLTRLAAAALVGTAIEFFDFFVYGTAAALVLGPLFFPTFSPLAGTLAAFATFGVGFVARPLGSVLFGHIGDRRGRRPVMVGSLLLTGATTVAVGFVPTYASIGVAAPLLLLLLRFLQGLGLGGEWGGAVLLTAEHAPAGRRGLWASLPQIGPSAGFLLANGIMLGLSTTLTDAQFAAWGWRVPFWAAGVLALVGLWLRSSLVESPAFLSMEEPARLPLAEVVRGHGRLVLLTAGALAVGYAIFYAVTTWSLAYGVERLGVSRSVMLACIMAAVVVKGSLTPVAALLGDRFGRRPVCLAGCAVAVVWMVPMVALLSTGEPLLMFLGFLVALLAFIAMFAVIAAYLPELYEPRVRCTGAAVGYNLGGVLGGALTPIVATALAGEGAGVPWGVGLYLSGVAALSLGCFVLLPETAPAAVAREAVTA